The sequence CGCTCACCTCCTGGTCCTGGTTCCGAGTCCCCGGGTCAGCTTGCGCCGGCGCTCGGCCCGGCGGCGGTCCTTCTCGATCTGGCGGACCACGGTGCGGCCGGGGATGCCGGTGACCCCGCCGCCGCCGTGGGTGGCCGACCCGGCCTGGTAGAGGCCGCGGATGGGGCTGCGGTAGTCGGCGTAGCCGGCGGCCGGGCGGGTGTGGAACAGCTGGCTGGCCGACAGCTCGCCGTGGAAGATGTTCCCGCCGACCAGCCCGTACTCGTGCTCCATCTGGTAGGGGCCGATCACCTGGCGGAACAGGACCGAGTCGGTGAACCCGGGGGCGACCGCCTCCATGCGGGCCACCACCCGGTCGGCGTGCGCCTCCAGCTCCTCGTCCATCGGCTTGCCGGCCCAGGTGTGGGGCACCCATTGGGTGAACATCGAGACGATGTGGTGGCCCTCGGGGGCCAGGGTCTTGTCGAACACCGAGGGGATGCAGACGTCGGCGAACGGCAGCGCCGAGGGCCGGCCGGCGGCCGCGTCCTGGAAGGCGCCTTCCATGTCGTCGAGCGACTCGGCGAGGACGATGGTGCCGCCGTGGATCTCCGGGTCGAACTCGGGCCGGCAGGTGAAGCGGGGCAGCCGCTCTGTGGCCAGGTTGACCTTGACGGTGCCGCTGCGGGTCTTCCAGCGCTCGATGTCGGTCACGAAGTCATCGGGCAGCTCGGACCGGTCGACCTGCTCCAGGAAGGTGATCCTGGGGTGGGTGGCGGCCACCACCACCTCGGCGGTCAGCTCCTGGCCGCCTTCCAGGACGACCCCGGTGGCCCGGCCGTCCCGGACGGTGATCCGCCGGACCGGGGCCGAGGTGCGGATCTCGGCCCCGAAGGAGCGGGCGGCGGCGGCCATGGCGTTGCTGACCCCGCCCATGCCGCCCTCGGCAAAGCCCCAGCTGCCCAGGTGGCCGTCGCCGACGTCGCCGATGTGGTGGTGGGCCATCACGTACGCGGTCCCGGGGGCGCGGGGGCCGGCCCAGGTGCCGATGACGCCGCTGACGGCGTGGACGGCCTGGAGCTCGGGCGACTCGAAGAACTCCTCCAGCAGGTCGGCGATGCTCAGGGTGAACAGCCGGGTGACGTCGGCCGCCTTGCGGGTGTCGAGGCCGCGCAGCCGCCACACCAGCTGGGCCTGGGAGGCCAGGTCGGCGGGGCGCCGGGAGCCGACCTTGGGCGGGATGGCCGACAGCAGCGGCCCGAGCACGTCGGCCAGGCCGGCCATCCAGGCGTCCCAGCGCTCCTCGGCGTCGGCGT is a genomic window of Actinomycetota bacterium containing:
- a CDS encoding NAD(P)/FAD-dependent oxidoreductase, which encodes MEQGRYDAIVVGGGHNGLVAAAYLARAGHRTLVCEAREVVGGAAVTERPFGPDYKVTSLSYVISLMPQGIVRDLDLHRHGYKVYPQGPYFAPHARGTSLQLSNDPVKRRQEIAKFSGRDADAEERWDAWMAGLADVLGPLLSAIPPKVGSRRPADLASQAQLVWRLRGLDTRKAADVTRLFTLSIADLLEEFFESPELQAVHAVSGVIGTWAGPRAPGTAYVMAHHHIGDVGDGHLGSWGFAEGGMGGVSNAMAAAARSFGAEIRTSAPVRRITVRDGRATGVVLEGGQELTAEVVVAATHPRITFLEQVDRSELPDDFVTDIERWKTRSGTVKVNLATERLPRFTCRPEFDPEIHGGTIVLAESLDDMEGAFQDAAAGRPSALPFADVCIPSVFDKTLAPEGHHIVSMFTQWVPHTWAGKPMDEELEAHADRVVARMEAVAPGFTDSVLFRQVIGPYQMEHEYGLVGGNIFHGELSASQLFHTRPAAGYADYRSPIRGLYQAGSATHGGGGVTGIPGRTVVRQIEKDRRRAERRRKLTRGLGTRTRR